The Manis javanica isolate MJ-LG chromosome 4, MJ_LKY, whole genome shotgun sequence genome contains a region encoding:
- the LOC108387974 gene encoding histone H2A type 2-A, with protein sequence MSGRGKQGGKARAKAKSRSSRAGLQFPVGRVHRLLRKGNYAERVGAGAPVYMAAVLEYLTAEILELAGNAARDNKKTRIIPRHLQLAIRNDEELNKLLGKVTIAQGGVLPNIQAVLLPKKTESHHKAKGK encoded by the coding sequence ATGTCTGGCCGTGGCAAGCAAGGAGGTAAGGCCCGTGCTAAGGCCAAGTCGCGCTCGTCCCGCGCCGGCCTTCAGTTCCCGGTAGGGCGAGTGCACCGCCTGCTGCGTAAAGGCAACTACGCTGAGCGGGTAGGGGCCGGCGCGCCGGTCTACATGGCAGCGGTGCTCGAGTACCTGACGGCGGAAATCCTGGAGCTGGCGGGCAACGCGGCCCGAGACAACAAGAAGACGCGCATCATCCCCCGTCATCTCCAGCTGGCCATCCGCAACGACGAGGAGCTGAACAAGCTGTTGGGCAAAGTCACCATCGCCCAGGGCGGCGTTTTGCCCAACATCCAGGCAGTGTTGCTGCCTAAGAAGACGGAGAGTCACCACAAGGCGAAGGGCAAGTGA
- the LOC140848977 gene encoding histone H2B type 2-E-like yields the protein MPEPAKSAPAPKKGSKKAVTKAQKKDGRKRKRSRKESYSIYVYKVLKQVHPDTGISSKAMGIMNSFVNDIFERIAGEASRLAHYNKRSTITSREIQTAVRLLLPGELAKHAVSEGTKAVTKYTSSK from the coding sequence ATGCCGGAGCCGGCAAAATCCGCTCCCGCGCCCAAGAAGGGCTCGAAGAAAGCGGTCACCAAAGCCCAGAAGAAGGACGGCAGGAAGCGCAAGCGCAGCCGCAAGGAGAGCTACTCCATCTACGTGTACAAGGTGCTGAAGCAGGTGCACCCCGACACCGGCATCTCGTCTAAGGCCATGGGCATCATGAACTCGTTCGTCAACGACATCTTCGAGCGCATCGCGGGCGAGGCGTCCCGCCTGGCGCATTACAACAAGCGCTCCACCATCACGTCCCGGGAGATCCAGACGGCCGTGCGCCTGCTGCTGCCCGGCGAGCTGGCCAAGCATGCCGTGTCCGAGGGCACCAAGGCGGTCACCAAGTACACCAGCTCCAAGTGA
- the LOC140848976 gene encoding histone H3, whose product MARTKQTARKSTGGKAPRKQLATKAARKSAPATGGVKKPHRYRPGTVALREIRRYQKSTELLIRKLPFQRLVREIAQDFKTDLRFQSSAVMALQEASEAYLVGLFEDTNLCAIHAKRVTIMPKDIQLARRIRGERA is encoded by the coding sequence ATGGCCCGCACAAAGCAGACCGCCCGCAAGTCGACCGGTGGCAAGGCTCCGCGGAAGCAGCTGGCCACCAAGGCGGCCCGCAAGAGCGCGCCGGCCACGGGCGGCGTGAAGAAGCCGCACCGCTACCGGCCGGGCACCGTGGCCCTGCGGGAGATACGGCGCTACCAAAAGTCTACCGAGCTGCTGATCCGCAAGCTGCCCTTCCAGAGGCTGGTGCGCGAGATCGCGCAGGACTTCAAGACGGACCTGCGCTTCCAGAGTTCCGCCGTGATGGCGCTGCAGGAGGCGAGCGAGGCCTACCTGGTGGGGCTGTTCGAAGACACAAACCTGTGCGCCATCCACGCCAAGCGCGTGACCATCATGCCCAAAGACATCCAGCTAGCCCGCCGCATCCGCGGGGAGCGGGCTTAG